AGGTATTTTGGAGGAGTTGGAAGAACAGTATGAGCAATTGAACAATGTGGAGTTAATTATGGAAGAGCTTTCCAAGGGAGAGCAATTGATGAACGATGAACAGGTTGGATTGCTACCCCTGTTTTCTGAGCTTAAAGCAACCTTGTCCAGGTTGTCCGGTTTTGGAAAACAGTATGAAAATTTGCATGAAAGAATAAAATCCGTTTTTATAGAAATGGATGACATCAATACGGAACTACAAGGGTTTCAGGATGGTGTGGAATCCAATCCTGCGCTTTTGGAAGAAACCAATGCCAAATTGCAGTTGTTGTACAATCTACAAAAGAAGCATGGGGTTTCAGAGATTTCAGAGTTGATTCAAATAAGGGAGGAGCTTTCCCAAAAAGCTTTTGAAACGGCCCATGTGGACGAGAAAATTTCGATTAAAACCAGAGAGTTACAGGATTTGGAATCCTCCTTGGAAGAACAGGCCCTTGTGCTGAGGGAAAAGAGAAATGCCGTTATTCCCGATTTGAAAAAACAATTGGAATTGGATTTATCACATCTAGGGATGCCCAGTGCTTCGTTTAACATTCGGTTGAATAGTGTAGATTCTTTTAAGACCAATGGTATGGACGATCTTTCCTTTTTGTTTACCGCCAATAAAGGTAGCGACTATGGGGAATTAAAGAAAGTAGCATCCGGAGGGGAACTTTCCAGGATAATGTTAATCATAAAGGCCATTTTGGCGAAGTATGAAAAATTGCCCACCATCATGTTCGATGAAATAGACACTGGGGTTTCCGGGGAAATATCAAATAGAATGGCCGACATCATGAAGGAAATGAGCAAGGACATGCAGGTATTCGCCATCACACATCTTCCGCAAGTAGCTTCCAAGGGAAACCACCATTTTAAAGTATTTAAAACCGATGAGCCAGAAGGAACACGCACC
This window of the Maribacter cobaltidurans genome carries:
- the recN gene encoding DNA repair protein RecN; this translates as MLTNLSIDNYALIDSLEVSLEAGFTIITGETGAGKSIFLGGLSLVLGKRADLSSLRDKERKCIIEAYFQIKDYGLKSFFEENDLDYEDSTVIRREILPSGKSRAFINDSPVTLDVLTQLGDRLIDIHSQHQTLRLTENDFQLKLIDALANNTGRLSDFRRTLSKYSATKKELNELQEFQNNALKEQDYNDFLLTELEAAPLKEGILEELEEQYEQLNNVELIMEELSKGEQLMNDEQVGLLPLFSELKATLSRLSGFGKQYENLHERIKSVFIEMDDINTELQGFQDGVESNPALLEETNAKLQLLYNLQKKHGVSEISELIQIREELSQKAFETAHVDEKISIKTRELQDLESSLEEQALVLREKRNAVIPDLKKQLELDLSHLGMPSASFNIRLNSVDSFKTNGMDDLSFLFTANKGSDYGELKKVASGGELSRIMLIIKAILAKYEKLPTIMFDEIDTGVSGEISNRMADIMKEMSKDMQVFAITHLPQVASKGNHHFKVFKTDEPEGTRTNMRQLSNDERVLELAQMLGGNDVSDSALAHARQLLN